In a genomic window of Lycium ferocissimum isolate CSIRO_LF1 chromosome 9, AGI_CSIRO_Lferr_CH_V1, whole genome shotgun sequence:
- the LOC132030819 gene encoding disease resistance protein Roq1-like, whose translation MYSRLEEVHPSVGALKKLIILDVRDCEKLERLPTMLQSGVEVLNFSGCRSLRKFPEIQQNVNRLTESTSAFEHGNIRGSLDLRGCSNIETLPRSICRLKTLRFLYLNHCTKLKNLPEDVCDLEHLEGVDASETSIWCIPNSITRLEKLKFLSFRKVPKFFHESELCSWGCFAQLDLNFQFPSNLPSGTLTSLDLSACNLVDGSILEYLGWFAALLTLNLSRNSFTYLPKSISLLYSLRFLDITYCEKLKELPELPPRIMELFADDRFALQSIPTLPAMYKELYLVSFANLKLQEMWCNSRRESSGAQMRNCPRENMTEMLEDILLPFLSMVQQKLVFDDPHRGGIFCIAFPRSDPRDEVPSWFMYSAKCAKAMCFNLNKHWYSDTFLGIAIYCQLPFLNDESPKDSSLSFSMFRSVQVTIKLVPDRASIDQQPLEKIIRLSVSRVVACGSFDCFIFFQVDMSKVHRKGKGKDTMVNDPNDYCRFEVSIGPCIPLHLGVHLVYADDSEGDEVEILSV comes from the exons ATGTATTCACGGCTTGAAGAGGTCCACCCATCTGTTGGAGCCCTCAAAAAGCTTATTATATTAGATGTGAGAGATTGCGAAAAACTTGAAAGGCTTCCCACTATGTTACAGTCGGGGGTTGAAGTTCTAAATTTTTCTGGTTGTCGGAGTTTGagaaaatttccagaaattcaGCAGAATGTGAATCGCTTAACAGAATCAACATCAGCATTTGAACATGGGAATATCCGGGGCTCTCTAGATTTGAGGGGCTGCAGTAACATTGAAACACTCCCTAGAAGCATTTGCAGGTTGAAAACATTGAGGTTTCTTTACCTCAATCACTGTACTAAATTAAAGAACTTGCCAGAAGACGTTTGCGATCTGGAACACTTGGAGGGGGTTGATGCAAGTGAAACTTCGATCTGGTGCATCCCAAATTCCATCACACGCTTGGAGAAACTAAAGTTCTTATCTTTCCGAAAAGTGCCTAAGTTTTTTCATGAGAGCGAGTTATGCAGTTGGGGCTGTTTTGCCCAACTTGATTTGAACTTTCAGTTTCCCAGTAATTTACCATCTGGCACACTTACAAGTCTGGATCTTAGTGCTTGCAACTTAGTTGATGGCAGTATTCTTGAATATCTTGGATGGTTTGCCGCACTATTGACCTTAAACCTTAGCAGAAATAGCTTCACCTATTTACCTAAAAGCATTTCACTACTTTACAGCCTCCGATTCCTTGACATAACCTATTGTGAAAAGCTTAAAGAGCTGCCAGAGCTTCCTCCACGTATAATGGAACTGTTTGCAGATGATCGCTTTGCTTTGCAGAGCATTCCAACACTACCAGCCATGTACAAAGAGCTGTACTTGGTCTCCTTTGCTAACCTAAAGTTGCAAGAGATGTGGTGTAATTCACGCAGAGAAAGTTCTGGTGCGCAGATGAGAAACTGTCCAAGGGAGAATATGACTGAAATGCTAGAAGACATTCTCCTTCCATTTTTGTCAATGGTACAGCAAAAG TTGGTTTTCGATGACCCGCACAGAGGAGGGATATTTTGTATTGCCTTCCCTCGAAGTGATCCACGTGATGAGGTTCCTTCGTGGTTCATGTATTCTGCGAAATGTGCAAAGGCGATGTGCTTCAATCTTAACAAACACTGGTACAGTGATACGTTTCTGGGAATTGCTATTTATTGTCAGCTTCCATTCTTAAATGATGAATCGCCAAAAGACTCGAGTTTATCATTCAGTATGTTTCGTAGTGTACAGGTCACTATAAAATTGGTGCCAGATCGTGCTTCTATTGATCAACAACCTCTTGAAAAAATAATTCGTCTGTCAGTGTCGAGAGTAGTTGCATGTGGCAGTTTTGactgctttattttctttcaagtgGATATGAGTAAGGTGCATCGCAAAGGAAAAGGTAAAGATACTATGGTAAATGATCCAAATGACTACTGTAGATTTGAGGTATCTATAGGTCCCTGTATTCCATTACATTTGGGAGTTCATTTGGTATATGCTGATGATAGTGAAGGAGATGAGGTTGAAATCTTGTCGGTCTAG